The following are from one region of the Rosistilla carotiformis genome:
- a CDS encoding lysophospholipid acyltransferase family protein, giving the protein MKLTSGWIGGSFSLGTAIAVRAWMKTLRFQISYYDPSHDPVNASYSTPGIYIFWHEYIPFMFYLRGHNDVAMLLSQHRDAETLARATRFVGFGTIRGSTSRGGITALRKMFRQGKSMNLTMTPDGPRGPRRELAAGCVYLASRLQLPLIPLGLGYDRPWRIQRAWDQFAVPRPGSRARAIMGPGIRIPAKADRDDLETYRRQVEVVLNQLTVAAEQWAETGQAVGQPFVAARAPRILPWMRDPSDDGPTGLR; this is encoded by the coding sequence GTGAAACTGACATCGGGATGGATCGGCGGTTCGTTCAGTTTGGGGACGGCGATCGCGGTGCGCGCGTGGATGAAAACACTGCGGTTCCAAATTTCGTATTACGACCCCAGCCACGATCCGGTCAACGCTTCGTATTCCACGCCGGGGATTTATATCTTCTGGCATGAATACATTCCGTTCATGTTCTATCTGCGCGGGCACAACGACGTCGCGATGTTGTTGAGTCAACACCGGGATGCGGAGACGTTGGCGCGGGCGACCCGTTTTGTCGGCTTTGGAACGATCCGCGGTTCGACGTCGCGCGGCGGGATCACGGCGTTGCGGAAGATGTTTCGGCAGGGCAAGTCGATGAATCTAACGATGACTCCCGACGGCCCACGTGGTCCGCGTCGCGAACTTGCTGCGGGCTGTGTGTATCTTGCGTCGCGTTTGCAGCTGCCGCTGATTCCGTTGGGCCTTGGATATGATCGACCTTGGCGGATCCAACGGGCCTGGGATCAGTTCGCGGTTCCGCGCCCCGGCAGCCGGGCTCGAGCGATCATGGGACCAGGGATTCGAATTCCTGCCAAAGCCGATCGCGACGACTTGGAGACCTACCGGCGACAGGTCGAAGTCGTTCTGAACCAATTGACGGTCGCGGCCGAACAGTGGGCTGAAACCGGACAAGCCGTCGGCCAGCCGTTTGTCGCCGCGCGTGCACCACGCATCTTGCCATGGATGCGCGATCCGTCGGATGACGGCCCCACCGGTTTGCGGTGA
- a CDS encoding AsmA-like C-terminal region-containing protein, producing MTAFRQRAKAGGISVWVLMSLLLIAVAAAIWSALPMTAGEQVRRHLLGKLRSHYRDAHVDIRSARYEPGRGIIIEQLVLGDARRQSDCQAFVRIEQIVVDTNLSLQRLVDFDFSPKTVTLRGMEVKSQIDPDGRLAVEKFMPLPNFGPGAETIFVERGSLAITDAANPEGRPVVIREIRGQVLNRPANPEDPKRYQLTAESDFFESLDLLADVTPEKWNVRSRIVRGTFDRALASQLPFCVRQRISKLTGLSTVCDAVFSAEGDSQNGIRNWVGKVDLIDGRYESPFLPYQLERLQGEFLLRPQGLEVVSLSARIGDALCQAKGTTQGWSWPMPIAFSLDTEELLLHEELASCTPQKCQEIFQRLLPRGRIAANANVRFDGQKWSWQSAIQCLGVDVQFDRFPYPVKDIRGTILCSDRETVGQGLVGRLEGQPLRCNVRLEKADRAANNRTTLVELSTQGPLTIDETLLTALTPRGESTSKLETLVRSLNVSGKVALASSRFESWADGTRTKLMDLRFEQSNLRYDRFAYPIHDIQGQVLVENDVVHISNMRGQSIDSASISARGICQTEPAGTRFQLEIDGYGISMDQSLRRVLAAEHQSIWDTLGPSGVLEHLNVLVDLPAGATVPKLKIMADQYPRDDTTPRSVSITPESLPYRLNITGGRAEYVDDQVLISDLQGWHGQSRLNAQGRCVRQQDGRWVLSVDAQPPTRVLVDNDLLTALPQEVQGTFRAMQLYGPPVSLRGTANFAFPDRAHPDLDFDWDLRLQLEGNRIGDAGPVHDIRGEVHLAGERIDQATIATGSVRLDSMHVDNVQITNVEGPILIREDQLFVGQAVHDGSSEAVAASTKSIRGGVFGGIAELDGQMDLTSGRFDVNGRFDSIDFATLLRDMAQPASQTKGKGRAVMRLRGLLGDFQTLSGQGSARLTDASLYELPAVVRLLNILSVKPTHDGDLSNCEMQFRLDGEQIHFDDIRIWGDILVLRGSGTANLRQELDLRFETGVSPNNLWSRLLNPLKDQQYTLWTIDVTGTLANPVFDKRTLKQIEQALERLFPEFDGDSSSRRSAQRTSRQELLTR from the coding sequence GTGACCGCATTCCGACAACGCGCCAAGGCAGGGGGAATCTCTGTTTGGGTGCTGATGTCGTTGTTGCTGATTGCTGTGGCCGCCGCGATTTGGTCGGCGCTGCCGATGACCGCCGGGGAGCAGGTGCGCCGGCATCTGTTGGGGAAACTGAGATCCCATTACCGCGATGCGCATGTCGACATCCGGTCGGCGCGCTACGAACCCGGTCGCGGGATCATCATCGAACAATTGGTGCTCGGGGATGCGCGGCGGCAATCGGATTGCCAAGCCTTTGTCCGAATCGAACAGATCGTTGTCGACACGAACCTTAGTCTTCAGCGCTTGGTCGATTTCGATTTCAGTCCCAAAACGGTGACCCTTCGCGGCATGGAGGTGAAGTCGCAAATCGATCCCGATGGTCGGCTGGCGGTTGAAAAGTTCATGCCGTTGCCCAACTTTGGTCCGGGGGCGGAGACGATCTTCGTGGAACGCGGTTCCTTGGCGATCACCGACGCCGCCAACCCGGAAGGGCGTCCGGTCGTCATTCGCGAAATCCGAGGCCAGGTCCTCAACCGACCCGCCAATCCGGAAGATCCTAAACGGTATCAATTGACCGCCGAATCGGACTTCTTCGAATCGTTGGACCTGCTGGCGGATGTCACTCCCGAAAAGTGGAACGTGCGATCGCGGATCGTACGGGGAACGTTCGATCGTGCGTTGGCCAGTCAGTTGCCGTTTTGTGTGCGGCAACGGATCAGTAAATTGACGGGGCTTTCGACCGTTTGCGATGCGGTCTTTTCAGCCGAAGGCGATTCGCAAAACGGAATTCGCAATTGGGTCGGCAAGGTCGATTTGATCGACGGTCGCTACGAATCGCCGTTTCTGCCGTACCAGTTGGAGCGTTTGCAGGGGGAATTTCTTCTGCGGCCGCAGGGGTTGGAAGTTGTGTCGTTGTCGGCGCGGATCGGCGATGCGTTGTGCCAGGCGAAAGGGACGACGCAGGGCTGGTCTTGGCCGATGCCGATTGCGTTTTCGCTGGACACCGAAGAGTTATTGTTGCACGAGGAATTGGCATCGTGCACGCCGCAGAAATGCCAAGAGATCTTCCAACGTTTGTTGCCTCGAGGACGCATCGCCGCCAATGCGAACGTCCGGTTTGATGGTCAGAAGTGGAGTTGGCAATCGGCGATTCAATGCCTTGGCGTCGACGTTCAATTCGATCGGTTTCCCTATCCCGTCAAAGATATTCGTGGGACGATCCTGTGCAGCGATCGCGAAACCGTTGGCCAGGGGCTGGTCGGCCGGTTGGAAGGGCAACCGCTGCGTTGCAACGTGCGGCTGGAAAAGGCCGATCGGGCCGCGAACAATCGCACCACCTTGGTCGAACTGTCGACGCAAGGTCCGCTGACGATCGATGAAACGTTGCTGACCGCGTTGACGCCGCGTGGCGAATCGACCTCGAAGCTGGAAACCTTGGTCCGTTCGTTGAACGTCTCGGGCAAAGTTGCGTTGGCGAGCAGCCGTTTCGAAAGCTGGGCCGACGGAACACGTACCAAGTTGATGGACCTGCGATTCGAACAAAGCAATCTGCGGTACGATCGCTTTGCCTATCCGATCCACGATATTCAGGGGCAGGTGTTAGTCGAAAACGATGTCGTCCACATCTCCAACATGCGGGGACAGAGCATCGATTCGGCGTCGATTTCGGCGCGAGGGATTTGCCAAACGGAACCTGCCGGGACGCGGTTCCAGCTGGAGATCGATGGCTACGGCATCTCGATGGACCAATCGCTGCGGCGCGTGTTGGCGGCCGAGCACCAATCGATTTGGGACACCCTGGGCCCTTCGGGGGTGTTGGAACATTTGAACGTTCTCGTCGATTTGCCCGCTGGCGCGACCGTTCCCAAACTGAAGATCATGGCCGATCAATACCCGCGTGACGACACTACGCCCCGTTCGGTCAGCATCACGCCCGAGAGTCTGCCCTATCGTTTGAACATCACCGGCGGACGAGCGGAATATGTCGACGATCAAGTGCTGATTTCCGACTTGCAGGGCTGGCACGGTCAATCGAGGCTGAACGCGCAAGGACGCTGTGTGCGACAACAGGATGGGCGTTGGGTGTTGAGTGTCGATGCGCAACCGCCGACCCGTGTTTTGGTCGACAACGATCTGTTGACAGCGCTTCCCCAAGAGGTGCAAGGCACTTTCCGAGCGATGCAATTGTATGGTCCTCCGGTTAGTCTGCGCGGCACTGCCAACTTTGCCTTTCCCGATCGCGCGCATCCCGATCTCGATTTCGATTGGGATCTGCGACTGCAATTGGAAGGCAATCGGATCGGCGATGCCGGTCCGGTGCACGATATTCGCGGCGAAGTGCATCTTGCCGGAGAACGAATCGATCAAGCGACCATCGCGACCGGCAGCGTACGGTTGGATTCGATGCATGTCGACAATGTGCAGATCACCAACGTCGAAGGGCCGATCTTGATTCGCGAGGACCAATTGTTTGTGGGACAAGCGGTTCATGATGGCAGTTCCGAAGCGGTCGCCGCGTCGACGAAGTCGATCCGTGGCGGGGTGTTTGGCGGCATTGCGGAACTGGACGGCCAGATGGATTTGACCAGCGGACGGTTTGACGTCAACGGTCGGTTCGACAGCATCGACTTTGCGACATTGCTGCGCGACATGGCGCAGCCTGCTTCGCAGACGAAAGGGAAAGGCCGGGCGGTGATGCGATTGCGTGGTCTGCTGGGCGATTTCCAAACGCTCTCGGGACAGGGAAGCGCTCGGTTGACCGACGCCAGCCTCTACGAACTGCCTGCGGTCGTGCGTCTGTTGAATATTCTTAGCGTTAAACCGACCCACGACGGCGACCTCTCAAATTGCGAAATGCAGTTTCGATTGGATGGGGAGCAGATCCATTTCGATGACATTCGAATTTGGGGCGATATCCTCGTGCTGCGTGGTTCGGGGACCGCAAACCTCCGCCAGGAACTCGACCTGCGATTCGAAACCGGTGTCAGTCCGAACAATTTATGGAGCCGATTGCTGAATCCGTTGAAGGATCAACAGTATACTCTTTGGACGATCGATGTGACCGGCACGTTGGCCAACCCGGTGTTCGACAAACGGACTTTGAAGCAGATCGAACAGGCGCTCGAACGGCTGTTCCCTGAATTCGACGGGGACAGCTCCAGCCGGCGATCGGCCCAACGCACCTCGCGACAGGAACTCTTGACCCGTTAG
- a CDS encoding sigma-70 family RNA polymerase sigma factor, translating to MAVSPSTAMRYQQLDPDVRLMLRVRNDDATAFEELVHRYQNRLVQLLEHLAPRRDMAEDLAQDVFLRVYRARKSYEPGAKFSTWLFTIAGNVAKNALRSASRRREVRATDAPRRNADESDATLESLALAASGQMPARQIEGLERAEIVRMAIQELSERQRMALWLSRFEELSYAEIAEVMKMTPQAVKSLLSRARVNLKEILEPYMNQGSHLAASSKSTDADD from the coding sequence TTGGCCGTTAGCCCATCGACAGCAATGCGTTATCAGCAATTGGACCCCGACGTCCGTTTGATGCTGCGCGTACGCAACGATGACGCCACCGCGTTTGAGGAATTGGTCCATCGCTATCAGAACCGTCTGGTGCAATTGTTGGAACACTTGGCACCGCGGCGGGACATGGCCGAAGACCTGGCGCAAGACGTTTTCTTGCGCGTCTATCGGGCGCGGAAGAGCTACGAACCGGGAGCAAAATTTTCAACGTGGTTGTTCACCATCGCGGGCAACGTCGCTAAGAACGCGCTCCGTTCGGCAAGCCGACGCCGTGAAGTGCGGGCGACCGACGCGCCACGACGCAACGCGGACGAAAGCGATGCGACTTTGGAATCGTTGGCCTTGGCCGCCAGTGGGCAGATGCCGGCGCGACAGATCGAAGGGTTGGAACGGGCCGAAATCGTTCGAATGGCAATTCAGGAATTAAGTGAACGACAACGGATGGCGTTGTGGTTGAGTCGTTTCGAGGAGCTCAGCTACGCGGAGATCGCCGAGGTGATGAAGATGACGCCGCAAGCCGTGAAAAGTCTGTTATCTCGAGCACGCGTGAATCTGAAAGAAATTCTTGAGCCGTACATGAATCAAGGTTCCCACTTGGCAGCCTCCAGCAAATCGACCGACGCCGACGATTGA
- a CDS encoding PSD1 and planctomycete cytochrome C domain-containing protein, with amino-acid sequence MNRLLACSLFVLLTEPLVAEDPIDFVEQVRPIFQTHCYACHAEAKQKSGFRLDIKSAAFDGGDGYGAAIVPGEIDESPLIELITSDDADTRMPPEGSGLSPAEIDLLRRWVQQGAAWPEGVDLASLEDRTDHWSFKPLAFPIDAAVSDSQTAADGQVDAANDLRIDAFVQNELQRHGLAFSPAAPRRDWLRRVSFDLIGLPPTPQQIAEFEQDDSSEAFGRVVDRLLASPRYGERWGQHWLDVVRYADTHGFEVNTPRPNAWPYRDYVIAAFNNDTPYDQFIHEQLHGDTLQQDAATGFLVTAAALLPGQIGKDDASKRLARQDELAEIVINTGEAFLGLSVGCARCHDHKFDAISHTDYFAMQAFFSGVKYGERPIASDDSDRRRRQAAKLAARVDEIENELQQAADIAMPTATDPQMNSLEFEPIDARFVRFTIHDCNRHPSLGLIEPCLDEFEIFAADPVETNVALASRGTKLTASGSRTSDKHRLEHLNDGLYGNSHSWMSDTAGRGWVLLELPETTSIQRVVWSRDRQGKFSDRLPTAFTLQAGPSLDAMQHLAGLTEAQVQRSQSLRDEKQSLEKQIEQLNKTPQVFAGRFTKPEPTYFLLRGDPEQPREVVPPAVLAALGDVRLPDDAPDRERRVALADWIVRPDNPLTARVMVNRIWQWHFGTGLVGTPSDFGRSGERPSHPELLDWLAAEFIRSGWSVKHLHRLIVLSQTYGQSNQIVPAGQAVDASVRLLWRFPSRRMEAEAIRDSMLAVNGRLNLTTGGPGFDLFKSRGGLSGFPPIESFSDQGLRRMVYAHKIRMEPEAVFGAFDCPDAGQSAARRRQSTTPIQALNLFNSRFTIEQSEALAARAAADVGQEVRDQIQYVYRLALARDPERDELDSAEALVGEHGLPTLCRVIYNTNEFLFMP; translated from the coding sequence ATGAATCGCCTACTTGCCTGTTCGCTGTTCGTGCTGCTGACCGAGCCGTTGGTCGCCGAGGATCCGATCGATTTTGTCGAACAAGTGCGACCGATCTTTCAAACACATTGCTACGCTTGTCACGCCGAAGCGAAGCAGAAAAGTGGCTTCCGGTTGGACATCAAGTCGGCTGCGTTTGACGGCGGCGATGGCTATGGCGCCGCGATCGTTCCGGGCGAAATCGACGAGAGCCCGTTGATTGAATTGATCACCAGTGACGATGCCGACACGCGGATGCCTCCCGAAGGAAGCGGGCTGTCGCCGGCGGAGATCGATCTGTTGCGTCGGTGGGTTCAACAGGGGGCGGCGTGGCCCGAGGGCGTCGACCTTGCCTCGCTGGAAGACCGCACCGACCACTGGTCGTTCAAACCGCTTGCATTTCCGATCGACGCGGCGGTTTCCGATTCGCAAACCGCCGCGGACGGGCAGGTCGATGCGGCCAACGATTTGCGGATCGATGCGTTTGTGCAAAACGAACTGCAACGCCACGGGCTGGCATTCTCCCCGGCGGCGCCGCGTCGCGATTGGCTTCGCCGCGTCAGTTTCGATCTGATCGGCTTACCTCCCACGCCGCAACAGATCGCCGAATTCGAACAGGATGATTCGAGCGAAGCCTTCGGCCGCGTGGTCGATCGATTGTTAGCGTCGCCGCGCTACGGAGAACGCTGGGGACAACATTGGTTGGACGTGGTGCGGTACGCCGACACGCATGGCTTCGAAGTCAACACGCCGCGCCCCAACGCTTGGCCGTACCGCGATTATGTGATCGCGGCGTTCAACAACGACACGCCGTACGACCAATTCATCCACGAACAATTGCACGGCGACACGCTGCAGCAGGATGCGGCGACCGGTTTTTTAGTCACCGCGGCGGCGCTTTTGCCGGGGCAAATCGGCAAGGACGACGCGTCGAAGCGGTTGGCTCGGCAAGATGAACTGGCCGAGATCGTGATCAATACGGGAGAGGCGTTTTTAGGTCTCAGCGTTGGTTGCGCTCGATGCCACGATCACAAGTTCGATGCGATCTCGCACACCGACTATTTCGCGATGCAGGCCTTTTTCAGCGGTGTGAAATATGGCGAACGACCGATCGCGTCGGATGATAGCGATCGGCGGCGTCGTCAGGCGGCAAAGCTGGCGGCGCGAGTCGACGAGATCGAAAACGAACTGCAGCAAGCGGCCGATATCGCGATGCCGACGGCGACCGATCCGCAGATGAATTCGCTGGAGTTTGAACCAATCGATGCGCGGTTCGTCCGGTTTACGATCCACGATTGCAATCGGCATCCTTCGTTGGGGTTGATCGAACCGTGCCTGGATGAGTTCGAAATCTTTGCCGCCGATCCGGTGGAGACGAACGTGGCGTTGGCGTCTCGCGGAACGAAGCTGACCGCATCGGGCAGCCGCACTTCGGACAAACACCGACTCGAACACCTGAACGATGGCCTTTATGGGAACAGCCACAGTTGGATGTCCGATACCGCGGGGCGCGGTTGGGTGCTGTTGGAACTTCCCGAAACGACTTCGATCCAACGTGTCGTATGGAGCCGCGATCGGCAAGGGAAATTCAGCGACCGGCTGCCGACGGCCTTCACGTTGCAGGCGGGGCCTTCGTTGGACGCGATGCAACATCTGGCGGGCTTGACCGAAGCGCAAGTGCAACGGTCGCAATCGCTGCGCGACGAGAAGCAGTCGCTGGAAAAACAGATCGAGCAACTGAACAAGACGCCCCAGGTCTTTGCCGGCAGGTTTACGAAACCCGAACCGACCTATTTCTTGTTGCGTGGCGATCCCGAACAGCCGCGCGAAGTCGTTCCGCCGGCGGTGCTTGCCGCTTTGGGAGACGTTCGTCTGCCCGACGACGCGCCCGATCGAGAACGCCGCGTGGCGTTGGCCGATTGGATCGTGCGCCCCGACAATCCGCTGACCGCTCGCGTGATGGTGAATCGGATTTGGCAGTGGCATTTCGGGACCGGATTGGTTGGGACGCCAAGCGATTTCGGCCGCAGTGGCGAGCGACCATCGCATCCGGAGTTGCTCGATTGGTTGGCGGCCGAGTTCATTCGCAGCGGATGGTCGGTCAAGCATCTGCATCGCTTGATCGTGCTGTCGCAGACGTACGGGCAATCGAATCAAATCGTTCCCGCCGGACAGGCGGTCGATGCCAGCGTTCGGTTGCTGTGGCGATTTCCGTCGCGACGAATGGAAGCCGAAGCGATCCGCGATTCGATGCTGGCGGTCAACGGTCGTTTGAATTTGACGACGGGCGGCCCAGGCTTCGATCTGTTCAAGTCGCGTGGGGGATTGAGCGGGTTCCCGCCGATCGAATCGTTTTCCGATCAGGGGCTGCGGCGGATGGTTTATGCCCACAAGATCCGGATGGAACCCGAAGCGGTCTTCGGCGCGTTCGACTGTCCCGACGCCGGCCAAAGCGCCGCCCGACGGCGGCAATCGACGACGCCGATCCAGGCGCTCAACCTATTTAATAGCCGGTTCACGATCGAGCAGTCCGAGGCGCTGGCCGCTCGTGCAGCGGCCGACGTTGGCCAGGAGGTGCGCGATCAAATCCAGTATGTCTATCGGCTGGCATTGGCTCGCGATCCCGAACGCGATGAATTGGATTCTGCTGAAGCGTTGGTCGGCGAGCACGGCCTGCCGACGTTATGCCGCGTGATTTACAACACCAACGAATTCCTGTTCATGCCGTGA
- a CDS encoding DUF1501 domain-containing protein, with the protein MNNRRRFLSDATTGIGSIALGSLLAGDRATAAQPVIDPAQPYAPRPPHYPAKAKNVLVIFCAGAVSQLETWDFKPELIKQDGKPLKDGPAVTFQGPAGALARPQYTFRPRGETGKMVSDMIPHLAELTDEFAFIHSLTSKSNTHGPAENFLSTGFVEDGFPSGGGWVTYALGSENQNLPAFVAIPDPRGVPQASVNNWGAGFLPAEFQGTPFSSKNPIRHLAPPPQVSAAADRAARDYLEKMNQRHLERHPADGQLAARIASYELAARMQLSVPEISDLSTETAQTMAMYGADDTSNPIKAAYAKNCILARRLIESGVRFVQLFNGAYASGGELNWDGHSKLKTQYDRHAEILDQPTAAMIRDMEARGLLEETLVVWCTEFGRMPMFQKGAKGRDHNPDGFTCWLTGAGVRRGVSHGVTDELGRKAVQDIHPLYDLNATILHLLGLDHEQLTFEHNGVQRRLTNVEGHRIAEVLA; encoded by the coding sequence ATGAACAATCGACGACGTTTTCTCAGCGATGCGACGACCGGTATCGGTTCGATCGCGCTGGGCAGTTTGTTGGCGGGAGATCGCGCCACCGCAGCGCAGCCCGTGATCGATCCGGCGCAGCCCTATGCTCCGCGACCGCCGCACTATCCGGCCAAAGCGAAGAACGTGTTGGTGATCTTTTGCGCCGGGGCGGTCAGTCAGTTGGAGACGTGGGACTTTAAGCCGGAGCTGATCAAGCAGGATGGCAAGCCGTTGAAGGATGGTCCCGCGGTGACGTTCCAGGGGCCGGCCGGAGCGCTGGCGCGACCGCAGTACACGTTTCGCCCACGCGGTGAAACGGGGAAGATGGTCTCCGACATGATTCCTCATCTGGCCGAACTGACCGATGAGTTTGCGTTTATCCATTCGCTGACCAGCAAAAGCAATACGCACGGACCGGCGGAGAACTTCCTTTCGACCGGCTTTGTCGAGGACGGTTTCCCCAGCGGTGGTGGATGGGTGACGTATGCGTTGGGGAGCGAAAATCAGAACCTTCCAGCGTTTGTGGCGATTCCCGATCCGCGGGGCGTGCCGCAGGCGAGTGTCAATAATTGGGGAGCCGGTTTCCTGCCGGCGGAGTTTCAAGGGACGCCCTTCAGTTCGAAGAATCCGATCCGGCATCTGGCGCCCCCGCCGCAGGTTTCCGCGGCAGCTGATCGGGCGGCGCGGGACTATCTGGAAAAAATGAACCAACGGCATCTGGAGCGGCATCCGGCCGACGGCCAATTGGCCGCGCGGATCGCCAGCTACGAATTGGCGGCGAGGATGCAGTTGAGTGTTCCGGAGATCAGCGACTTGAGCACCGAGACAGCTCAGACGATGGCGATGTACGGCGCCGATGACACTTCGAATCCGATCAAGGCGGCTTATGCAAAGAACTGCATTTTGGCGCGGCGGTTGATCGAAAGTGGCGTCCGGTTTGTTCAGCTGTTCAATGGTGCTTACGCCAGCGGCGGCGAATTGAACTGGGACGGGCACAGCAAACTGAAGACGCAGTACGATCGGCATGCGGAGATCCTGGATCAACCGACCGCGGCGATGATCCGCGATATGGAAGCGCGGGGGCTGTTGGAGGAGACGTTGGTCGTTTGGTGTACCGAATTTGGCCGGATGCCCATGTTCCAAAAGGGAGCCAAGGGACGCGATCACAATCCCGATGGGTTCACGTGCTGGTTAACCGGTGCGGGGGTGCGGCGGGGCGTCAGTCATGGGGTAACCGACGAATTGGGACGCAAGGCGGTGCAGGATATCCATCCGCTGTACGATCTGAACGCGACGATCCTGCATCTGTTGGGGCTCGATCACGAGCAACTGACGTTTGAACACAACGGCGTTCAGCGGCGGTTGACCAATGTCGAAGGGCATCGGATCGCCGAAGTCTTGGCCTGA
- the dapF gene encoding diaminopimelate epimerase yields the protein MQFTKMQGAGNDYVYIDCFAQPTPADIDKLAIAISDRHFGVGGDGLVLIQPSEIADARMRMFNADGSESEMCGNAIRCVAKYLYDHDIRRMPTLNIETGVGVLKLELQVEGDRVHQVTVNMGKPILEASQVPTTILPSGSVVDETFEIDGHTLSVTCVSMGNPHCVCFVESATDELVLGLGPKIEVDPRFPNRTNVEFVEVINRGELRQRTWERGAGETWACGTGASAVCAAAVLTGRADREVLIHLLGGDLRLRWDETSGEMFKTGPAVEVFSGQWNA from the coding sequence ATGCAATTTACGAAGATGCAAGGTGCGGGGAACGATTACGTTTACATCGATTGCTTTGCCCAGCCGACCCCCGCAGATATCGACAAGCTGGCGATCGCGATCTCCGACCGGCACTTCGGCGTCGGTGGTGATGGCTTGGTTTTAATCCAGCCCTCGGAAATTGCCGACGCGCGGATGCGGATGTTCAACGCCGATGGCAGCGAATCGGAAATGTGTGGCAACGCGATCCGCTGCGTCGCCAAATACTTGTACGACCACGACATCCGGCGGATGCCGACGCTGAACATCGAAACGGGCGTGGGCGTTTTGAAATTGGAACTGCAAGTCGAAGGGGATCGGGTGCACCAGGTGACGGTGAACATGGGGAAACCGATTCTGGAAGCGTCTCAGGTTCCCACGACGATCCTGCCGTCGGGCTCGGTGGTCGACGAAACGTTCGAGATCGATGGCCACACGTTGTCGGTGACCTGTGTTTCGATGGGCAATCCACACTGCGTCTGCTTTGTCGAATCGGCAACCGATGAACTGGTGTTGGGGCTGGGCCCGAAGATCGAAGTCGATCCGCGGTTTCCCAATCGCACGAATGTCGAATTTGTCGAAGTGATCAATCGCGGCGAATTGCGTCAACGCACGTGGGAGCGTGGTGCGGGGGAGACCTGGGCGTGTGGCACCGGAGCGTCGGCGGTTTGCGCGGCAGCAGTGCTGACCGGACGCGCCGATCGTGAGGTTCTGATCCATTTGCTTGGCGGCGACCTTCGCTTGCGATGGGACGAGACCAGTGGAGAGATGTTCAAGACCGGGCCTGCGGTGGAAGTTTTTAGTGGCCAATGGAACGCTTAA